The Palaemon carinicauda isolate YSFRI2023 chromosome 43, ASM3689809v2, whole genome shotgun sequence genome window below encodes:
- the LOC137633454 gene encoding uncharacterized protein isoform X2, which yields MRQLNKFKDPETAPPEGKDTVLDQVYGTQKPPKSSAALPWSKGVKGARDRVEAQLSELASSGRSSAGHKLLPPPRVHQRRYFEIMGESSMALPLHHSVEELTRGTPLEKLSARQVTFSASEILSLEKVTKRAMQATSWLNVWLGSLGILLRSEDLSKESNRKALETFLLSGTRSIEFLAHQVTNLWANSILKRRDPVTERFHPKVPAVDVCRLRHSSITGRDLLEPKEIEQTAERLRRSNQDSLLQRALTSRPYKPPAPQQEQQPRKTPKQAPAAKTGVSKLQPFQTKDRRHVKSSRGGKNPRGSGRGRKR from the coding sequence atgaggcaactcaacaagtttaaggacccagAGACTGCCCCTcctgagggcaaggacacggtactagaccaagtctacggcacccagaaaccccctaagtccagcgcagctttgccttggtccaaaggggtgaaaggggccagggacagggtcgaagcccagctctccgagctcgcctcctccggtcgttcttctgccgggcacaaactcctcccgcctcctcgagtacatcagaggaggtactttgagatcatgggggagtccagtatggctcttccacttcaccattctgtggaagagctgaccaggggaactcctctcgagaagctctccgctcggcaggtgactttctcggcgtcggagatcctgagcctagAGAAGGTCACGAAgcgtgccatgcaggcaacttcgtggctgaacgtttggctgggatctctgggcatcctattgcgctctgaggatctgtccaaggagagcaataggaaggccttggagaccttcctcctctcgggcacgcgttcaatcgagttcctcgctcaccaggttactaacctgtgggctaactcgatcctcaagcgtcgcgacccagtgaccgagaggttccatccgaaggttcccgccgtggatgtctgcaggctcaggcactcctccattactgggagagatctgcttgagcccaaggaGATAGAACAAACAGCTGAGAGGTTGAGGAGATcgaatcaggattctctcctccagagggcccttacatctcggccctacaagcctccagcgcctcaacaggaacagcagcctcgcaagacaccgaagcaggctccggcagctaagacaggggtgtctaagctGCAGCCCTTTCAAACCAAGGACAGAAGGCACgtcaagtcctctaggggaggaaagaatcctaggggcagcggccgtggccgcaagcgctag
- the LOC137633454 gene encoding serine/arginine repetitive matrix protein 1-like isoform X1: protein MRKRSPERQRPLKTERPRSPTRPRDKSPVRSRLPVRGTRRRSPEYTRHRSPTRQRSPPGKLSPSRSRLFSPEHRHSTMRCQRSPSFQRTPSPTRPRAPSCARQRVHSPALPRAISPARERAHVHSSTRGNPPVLRKSPARDPLNAFSRERRRDPHSRRDHQRGQLIGTRTSRSASGSPPRKRRITYQDQDQEESTERSMQHSFSSSFQAGPVASTPKGQEIPFPPAGITDTASVTRQLWFRHIMNAVVQAVKPALVDLGLKPTADSSPLKRRRGVDFMMTSPREKLAPKRSVRKAPSPVDEVFRPQESPARQGCPPRHQ from the coding sequence ATGCGCaaacgctctcctgagcgccaacGCCCTCTTAAGACTGAACGCcccaggtctccgactcgcccgcgcgataaatcgcctgtgcgcagtcgtttGCCTGTTCGTGGTACGCGCCGTCGTTCTCCGGAGTacacgcgacatcgctcgccaacgcgccagcgctctccgcctggcaaactctcgccaagtcgctcgcgacttTTCTCGCCCGAACATCGTCATTCTACTATGCGCTGCCAGCGGTCGCCTAGTTTTCAGCGCACCCCTTCACCTACGCGACCGCGCGCACCTTCATGTGCGCGCCAACGCGTCCATTCGCCTGCGCTCCCACGCGCCATCTCGCCCGCGCGCGAACGCGCCCACGTGCATTCTTCTACACGCGGCAATCCGCCCGTGCTTCGgaaatcgcccgcgcgcgatccctTGAATGCTTTTTCGCGCGAGCGCCGCCGCGATCCCCATTCTCGCAGGGATCATCAACGCGGCCAACTGATAGGGACGCGGACTTCCAGATCGGCCtctggatcgccaccgcgcaagcgtaggattacctaccaggatcaggaccaggaagaatctacggagaggtccatgcaacattctttttcttcttcttttcaggcaggccccgtggcgtccactccgaagggtcaggagatccccttccctccagcagggataactgacacggcgtcagttacccgtcagctttggttccgtcacataatgaacgcagtggttcaggctgtgaagcctgccctcgttgatttgggacttaaaccaacggcagactcatccccgctgaagagaaggagaggagtggacttcatgatgacttctcctcgggagaagttggctcccaagaggtcggtcaggaaggctccttctcccgtggacgaggttttccgtcctcaggagagtccagcgaggcagggttgtcccccacggcaccaatag
- the LOC137633454 gene encoding uncharacterized protein isoform X3, producing the protein MSAEDTDPHTLCPQCRGQRCERENTCSECREWSAFQWEKFGRRRKKKSKKDRCPSGATLKKEGSKDSSSAARTSSEAPTRSVSHERLPSGSTGPSGVSRPRGAGEGVASLSVAAPSSPPGEDILDFNEYDQTVSNDDLFQLWASLGLKGSPSKEALFDLIQLGAAVKQSPVIPEIFPSDIVDTVLAEPSDGSGQTLDAAPVADVAEGSPPPSEHPSRGEGSPTVSPAGGSPPRGSALTETPLRRTDDLDALLRGRIRRKARRPLRSRGLPSPYKEVRRRLFGSSSPDPSPEEEPPPVRSRPSQ; encoded by the coding sequence atgtcagcggaggacaccgatcctcacaccctttgcccgcagtgccgaggtcaacggtgtgagagggagaatacttgcagtgagtgtagggagtggtctgccttccagtgggagaagttcggccgtcggcgtaagaaaaAGTCCAAGAAAGACCGTTgtccttcaggggcaaccttgaagaaggaaggctctaaggactcctcttccgccgcccgaacctcctccgaagctcccactcgatcggtctctcatgagagactgccgagtggtagcacaggccctagtggtgtttcccgacctcggggtgcgggagagggcgttgcctcccttagcgtggcagctccctcttctcctccgggggaggatattttggattttaatgaatatgaccaaactgtgtctaatgatgatttgttccagctttgggcttccttggggcttaagggctcgccctccaaggaagccctgtttgacctgatccagttgggggctgcggtcaaacagtcgccggtaataccggagaTATTCCCTTCGGATATTGTCGACACTGTCTTGGCagagccttccgacgggtctggtcaaacccttgatgctgcgcctgttgcggacgttgctgaaggctctccgcccccctccgaacatccttcgaggggggaggggagtcccacggtctctcctgcgggcgggtctccccctagggggagcgcgctgacagagactcctcttcggaggactgatgacttgGACGCCCTTCTTCGAGGTCGTATTCGCCGTAAGGCCCGTCGGCCTCtccgcagcagaggacttccttctccctataaggaagttaggaggcgcctctttggttcttccTCTCCTGATCCTTCCCCTGAGGAGGAGCCCCCCCCCGTCAGAAGCAGACCGTCGCAGTAG
- the LOC137633454 gene encoding uncharacterized protein isoform X4 → MKKVKISTLWKKEEEDASLSITGPADLAEEDLAGSDDEQESDDERAHSNLIHDIGEVEMGAAPRSVRFSTREGAAEVKTGDILKHIGLPELEKAVRKVLTLATPLEKVTVKRGSHLIFTLKETFLRSISLSSVQRLREIVHNYRKTPLNWFGFGLEIIYRCCHIVLKFFIVFIFHCFVTEIQTTLFT, encoded by the exons atgaagaaggttaagatTTCAACTTTGTG gaaaaaggaggaagaggatgccAGTCTCTCCATCACCGGCCCGGCGGATTTGGCCGAGGAGGACCTGGCCGGGAGCGACGACGAACAGGAGAGCGACGACGAGAGAGCGCACAGCAACCTCATTCATGACATTGGGGAAGTTGA AATGGGGGCAGCACCTCGAAGCGTCCGCTTCTCGACCAGGGAAGGCGCCGCCGAAGTTAAGACGGGGGACATTTTAAAACATATTGGTTTACCAGAGTTGGAAAAAGCCGTCCGCAAGGTTCTTACGTTGGCTACGCCTTTAGAGAAAGTTACTGTTAAGAGGGGGAGTCACCTTATATTTACTTTGAAGGAAACTTTCTTACGAAGTATATCTTTGTCATCGGTACAACGTTTGCGAGAAATCGTCCATAATTACAGAAAGACTCCTCTGAATTGGTTTGGATTTGGCTTGGAAATAATATACCGTTGCTGTcatattgttttgaaatttttcattgtctttattttccattgtttcgtaaccgaaatacaaaccacgctatttacatag